The following proteins are encoded in a genomic region of Micromonospora olivasterospora:
- a CDS encoding CbtA family protein, with amino-acid sequence MLSTRSLLVRGMLVGLAAGAAAYLFATVFGEGPVGQAIDFESAQAAAHTHAAAAAHPHGEASEPELVSRTVQSTVGLATAALVYGVALGGLFALAFAIAYGRIGRFNPRATAALVALGGFVTVALVPFLKYPANPPATGNPDTLGQRTGLYFLMIVIAVGTGLLAVNLGRWLNPRYGAWTATLMAIAAYVVLIGVIQTALPTISEVPDGFPALVLWKFRLASLGTQLVTWTTLGLLFGALTERSLRTRSAPAARPTVTA; translated from the coding sequence ATGCTGTCCACCCGCTCGCTTCTCGTCCGCGGCATGCTCGTCGGCCTCGCCGCCGGTGCCGCCGCCTACCTGTTCGCAACCGTCTTCGGTGAGGGCCCCGTCGGGCAGGCCATCGACTTCGAGTCCGCCCAGGCCGCCGCCCACACGCATGCCGCTGCCGCCGCCCACCCGCACGGCGAAGCCAGCGAACCCGAGCTGGTCAGCCGCACCGTGCAGAGCACGGTCGGTCTGGCCACTGCCGCCCTGGTGTACGGGGTCGCGCTCGGCGGTCTGTTCGCGCTCGCCTTCGCCATCGCGTACGGCCGGATCGGGCGCTTCAACCCCCGGGCGACCGCCGCGCTCGTCGCGCTCGGCGGCTTCGTGACCGTCGCGCTCGTACCGTTCCTCAAATATCCGGCCAACCCACCGGCCACCGGCAACCCGGACACCCTCGGGCAACGAACCGGCCTGTACTTCCTCATGATCGTGATCGCGGTCGGCACCGGGCTCCTCGCCGTCAACCTCGGACGCTGGCTCAACCCGAGGTACGGCGCCTGGACCGCGACCCTCATGGCGATCGCCGCGTACGTCGTCCTCATCGGGGTCATCCAGACCGCACTGCCCACGATCAGCGAGGTACCCGACGGCTTCCCCGCCCTCGTGCTCTGGAAGTTCCGGCTCGCCTCACTCGGCACCCAGCTCGTCACCTGGACCACCCTCGGGCTGCTCTTCGGCGCGCTCACCGAACGCAGCCTCCGCACCCGGTCCGCCCCGGCCGCCCGTCCGACGGTCACCGCCTGA
- a CDS encoding IS5 family transposase (programmed frameshift), protein MSRRHELTDDEWALLAPLLPADPPRGGRWRDHRTTVSGILYRERTGIPWRDLPERFGPWKTVYQRKRRWAMDGTWSRICAALRIDCDAEEGDEWTVGVDTSSIRAHQHAAGARRPSGGSPKKGEAARDEKGGREALGRSRGGLTTKLHLAADRRCRPIARHTTCGQRADCTGFTQVMAAIRIPRRVGRPRTRPGHVLADKAYSSKAIRSHLRRRGIKATIPIKADQAANRREKGSRGGRPPNFDRERYKQRNTAERAFNKLKQFRAVATRYDKRDYMYQATVDIATMKIWLRDLTQDRRDTA, encoded by the exons GTGTCTCGACGGCATGAGTTGACCGATGACGAGTGGGCGCTTCTGGCGCCGTTGCTGCCAGCGGATCCGCCGCGTGGGGGCCGATGGCGTGACCATCGGACGACGGTCTCGGGGATCTTGTACCGGGAACGTACCGGGATTCCGTGGCGTGACCTGCCGGAGCGGTTCGGTCCGTGGAAGACGGTCTACCAGCGCAAACGCAGGTGGGCGATGGACGGGACCTGGTCGCGGATCTGCGCGGCGTTGCGGATCGACTGCGACGCCGAGGAAGGCGACGAGTGGACGGTCGGGGTGGACACCTCCTCGATCCGGGCGCACCAGCACGCGGCGGGTGCTCGG CGCCCCAGCGGCGGATCACCCAAAAAGGGGGAAGCCGCAAGGGACGAAAAGGGCGGAAGGGAAGCCCTCGGCCGGTCCCGTGGCGGGTTGACCACCAAGCTGCACCTGGCCGCTGACCGGCGTTGCCGTCCGATCGCGCGGCACACCACGTGCGGGCAGCGGGCCGACTGCACCGGCTTCACGCAGGTCATGGCCGCTATCCGGATTCCCCGCCGGGTCGGCCGGCCGCGTACCCGTCCCGGGCATGTCCTGGCTGACAAGGCGTACAGCTCGAAGGCTATCCGTTCTCACTTACGCCGTCGCGGCATCAAGGCCACGATCCCGATCAAGGCCGATCAGGCGGCCAACCGTCGCGAGAAGGGATCTCGCGGCGGCCGGCCACCGAACTTCGACCGGGAGCGCTACAAGCAGCGCAACACCGCTGAGCGGGCGTTCAACAAGCTCAAGCAGTTCCGGGCGGTCGCGACCAGGTACGACAAGCGCGACTACATGTACCAGGCCACCGTCGACATCGCCACGATGAAGATCTGGCTACGTGACCTCACCCAAGATCGACGAGACACGGCCTAG
- a CDS encoding IS4 family transposase → MPDHSALSRTVAAITRTVRVAAGVFAPGHLGELTSIVPFELVDAVLAETGTVQARLRNLPSRVGVYFVLAMCLFPEVGYRRVWAKMIAGLVGLVVVVPSGKGLRDLRRRVGPAPVKALFEVLAGPLAQPHTPGVRFGRYRTVSFDGCTSQRTADTARNRAWLGKRTGNGYPAVELMTLVETGTRGMLGAVFGPTAEGETSYASKLLHLLDAGMLVLWDKGFDSNMFLTAVAGTGAQFLGRLRGNRRLPVLARLDDGSYLSVLNHVPVRVIDATVTVTCADATTYTGVYRLVTSLRDPRRHPAHRLVELYHQRWEHESAYYALRHTILHGRILRSGDPTGIQQELWALLTVYQALRTAMVHATETRPGTDPDRASFTIALHTAREQLTNAADVLPENTDLTGAIGRAVLAELLPPRRARTSTRRVKSPLSRYAKHPPGRPTTNQKITNLAITIHDDTTEPLPPPTPSPPRKPRKPRLTAAATP, encoded by the coding sequence TTGCCGGATCATTCTGCCCTGTCCCGCACTGTGGCCGCCATCACCCGCACTGTCCGGGTCGCGGCGGGAGTGTTCGCCCCGGGCCATCTCGGGGAACTCACCTCGATCGTGCCCTTTGAACTCGTCGATGCGGTGCTGGCCGAGACCGGTACGGTGCAGGCAAGACTACGGAACCTGCCGTCCCGGGTCGGGGTGTACTTCGTGCTGGCGATGTGCCTGTTCCCGGAGGTCGGCTACCGGCGGGTCTGGGCCAAGATGATCGCCGGGCTGGTGGGGCTGGTCGTGGTCGTCCCATCGGGTAAAGGGCTACGTGACCTGCGCCGCCGCGTCGGTCCCGCTCCGGTGAAGGCCCTCTTCGAGGTCCTCGCCGGGCCTCTCGCGCAGCCACACACTCCCGGGGTGCGGTTCGGCCGCTATCGCACGGTGTCCTTCGACGGTTGTACCTCCCAACGCACCGCCGACACCGCCCGCAACCGTGCCTGGCTCGGCAAACGCACCGGAAACGGCTACCCGGCGGTGGAGTTGATGACGCTGGTCGAGACCGGCACCCGCGGCATGCTCGGTGCGGTGTTCGGACCGACCGCCGAGGGCGAGACCAGCTACGCCAGCAAACTGCTGCATCTGCTGGATGCCGGCATGCTCGTGCTGTGGGACAAGGGCTTCGACTCCAACATGTTCCTGACCGCGGTCGCCGGCACCGGCGCCCAATTCCTGGGCCGGCTGCGCGGCAACCGCCGCCTGCCGGTCCTGGCCCGCCTCGACGACGGCTCATACCTGAGCGTCCTCAACCACGTCCCCGTCCGGGTCATCGACGCCACCGTCACCGTCACCTGCGCCGACGCCACCACCTACACCGGCGTCTACCGCCTCGTCACCTCCCTGCGCGACCCCCGCCGGCACCCGGCACACCGCCTGGTCGAGCTCTATCACCAGCGCTGGGAACACGAATCGGCGTACTACGCCCTGCGCCACACCATCCTGCACGGACGAATCCTGCGCTCCGGCGACCCGACCGGCATCCAGCAGGAACTGTGGGCACTGCTGACCGTCTACCAGGCGCTGCGCACCGCGATGGTCCACGCCACCGAAACCCGGCCCGGGACCGACCCCGACCGGGCCAGCTTCACCATCGCCCTGCACACCGCCCGGGAACAACTCACCAACGCCGCCGACGTCCTGCCCGAGAACACCGACCTCACCGGCGCTATCGGCCGCGCCGTCCTCGCTGAACTCCTCCCACCACGCCGAGCACGCACCAGCACCCGCCGCGTCAAATCACCACTGTCCCGCTACGCCAAACACCCACCCGGCAGACCCACCACCAACCAGAAGATCACCAACCTCGCCATCACCATCCACGACGACACCACCGAACCACTCCCACCACCCACACCATCCCCACCCCGCAAACCCCGCAAACCCCGCTTGACAGCAGCCGCAACGCCCTAA
- a CDS encoding cytochrome P450, whose translation MTLVGMGPSEALARLFTSEGKRDPYPLYDALWPLGPAFRLGPELVMVLGYDECAAALRHRDLLVTDADAHLRTGLLAHSTWQCFTKIMMFSNEPDHGRLRRFAGDAYSPRQVARLRPAAVDHARTLIADLSGRVDLVATYTYPFTMAVTGDLLGIPSSDRDALRVPVLACTTAFEPILTRDELVAADAGMDVLTDYFRELIRHRRRHPSDDLTGTMVRDGEATGAISEEELVASLVLFLIAGTQTPSDVIGNAVQLVVSRRLPAHDLVADPGTLSNFITEAVRIDPAIHMLTRVAARDLELGGVHIAAGSRVLLTLAAANRDPRRFGRQDEFDVGRLDNAPLAFGLGTHYCLGASFAKLLVDVALAELLGRFPAMSLASEPSYREQLVQRGLADLVVNLEG comes from the coding sequence GTGACGCTGGTCGGAATGGGACCGAGTGAGGCGCTGGCGAGGCTGTTCACCAGCGAGGGCAAACGGGACCCCTACCCGTTGTATGACGCGTTGTGGCCGCTCGGGCCTGCCTTCCGGCTCGGGCCAGAGCTGGTCATGGTCCTCGGGTACGACGAGTGCGCGGCCGCGCTGCGCCACCGCGACCTGCTGGTCACCGACGCGGACGCGCACCTGCGTACCGGTCTGCTCGCGCACTCCACCTGGCAGTGCTTCACCAAGATCATGATGTTCAGCAACGAGCCCGACCACGGACGGCTGCGCCGGTTCGCCGGGGACGCCTACTCGCCGCGGCAGGTCGCGCGCCTTCGGCCGGCCGCCGTCGACCACGCCAGGACGCTGATCGCCGACCTGTCGGGACGCGTCGACCTGGTGGCGACGTACACGTATCCGTTCACGATGGCGGTGACCGGCGACCTGCTCGGCATACCCTCGAGCGACCGGGACGCCCTGCGCGTACCCGTACTCGCCTGCACAACGGCGTTCGAGCCCATCCTCACCCGGGACGAGCTGGTCGCCGCCGACGCGGGCATGGACGTGCTCACGGACTATTTCCGCGAGCTGATCCGGCACCGGCGGCGGCACCCCTCGGACGACCTCACCGGCACCATGGTCCGGGACGGCGAGGCCACCGGCGCGATCTCCGAGGAGGAGCTCGTCGCCAGCCTGGTCCTGTTCCTCATCGCCGGCACGCAGACACCGAGCGACGTCATCGGCAACGCCGTCCAGCTCGTCGTCTCCCGGCGCCTGCCCGCCCATGACCTGGTCGCGGACCCGGGAACGCTGTCGAATTTCATCACCGAGGCCGTGCGCATCGACCCCGCCATCCACATGCTGACCCGCGTCGCCGCCCGCGACCTCGAGCTCGGCGGCGTCCACATCGCAGCCGGCTCACGGGTTCTGCTCACCCTGGCGGCGGCGAACCGGGATCCTCGACGGTTCGGGCGGCAGGACGAGTTCGACGTCGGCCGATTGGACAACGCGCCGCTGGCCTTCGGGCTCGGCACCCATTACTGCCTGGGCGCGAGCTTCGCCAAGCTGCTGGTCGACGTCGCGCTCGCCGAGCTGCTCGGGCGCTTTCCCGCGATGTCCCTAGCGTCCGAGCCGTCCTATCGGGAGCAGCTCGTGCAACGCGGCCTGGCCGACCTGGTCGTCAACCTCGAGGGTTAG
- a CDS encoding fatty acid desaturase: protein MPAVSVPTSPGADFHHFMEKSRRLEGENLTTAIPRALFAPRTSRGLLGFGVSLSLYAVSIAGIVIAPHWYLYPPLWALAGLGGWGLHCIAHDCGHGSFSRSRRLNTYVGHVALLPLLYPYQSWRHVHNMHHAHTNNLELDTDWRPVPAQMYARMQWWERAMYSATRTWAFWGGSIRYWLVSGFRPGFFPKASTAREVRRSIAFTAPAGLLLVAGLFVLAGWHGFVVCFLVPWLAIHLWFSATTLMHHSASDLPFLTSEHWTRNAGRLLLTTDFIYPRFLNFLTHNIAVHTAHHVAPAVPFYNLPHAQAALRDAYPGMVREERLRPLSLWRILRNLHLYDARNGFYETFSGAPVPPGGSGS from the coding sequence ATGCCGGCGGTTAGCGTGCCCACCTCGCCCGGGGCGGACTTCCACCACTTCATGGAGAAGTCCCGCCGGCTCGAGGGCGAGAATCTGACGACCGCGATACCCAGGGCGCTTTTCGCCCCCCGTACCAGTCGGGGCCTGCTCGGATTTGGCGTCAGCCTTTCCCTGTACGCCGTTTCGATTGCCGGGATCGTGATCGCACCGCACTGGTACCTCTACCCGCCGCTCTGGGCCCTGGCCGGACTGGGCGGCTGGGGTCTGCATTGCATCGCGCACGACTGCGGACACGGGTCCTTCTCCCGTTCGCGGCGGCTCAACACCTATGTCGGGCACGTGGCGCTGCTGCCGCTGCTGTACCCGTACCAATCGTGGCGGCACGTGCACAACATGCATCACGCCCACACGAACAACCTCGAGCTCGACACCGACTGGCGTCCGGTACCGGCGCAGATGTACGCCCGGATGCAGTGGTGGGAGCGGGCCATGTACTCGGCGACGCGTACGTGGGCGTTCTGGGGTGGCAGCATCCGTTACTGGCTGGTGTCGGGGTTCCGTCCCGGCTTCTTCCCGAAGGCGTCGACGGCCCGTGAGGTACGCCGGTCCATCGCCTTCACCGCCCCGGCCGGCCTGCTCCTGGTCGCGGGCCTGTTCGTGCTGGCGGGATGGCACGGGTTCGTCGTCTGCTTCCTCGTGCCGTGGCTCGCGATCCACCTGTGGTTCAGCGCCACCACTCTGATGCACCACAGCGCCAGCGACCTGCCGTTCCTCACCTCCGAGCACTGGACCCGAAACGCCGGTCGGCTGCTGCTCACCACCGACTTCATCTATCCGCGGTTCCTCAACTTCCTGACCCACAACATCGCGGTACACACCGCACATCACGTGGCTCCGGCGGTGCCGTTCTATAACCTGCCCCACGCCCAGGCCGCCCTGCGGGACGCCTATCCCGGCATGGTGCGCGAGGAGAGGCTGCGCCCGCTCAGCCTGTGGCGGATCCTGCGGAACCTGCACCTGTACGACGCTCGGAACGGCTTCTACGAGACGTTCTCCGGAGCGCCGGTGCCACCCGGGGGGAGCGGTTCGTGA
- a CDS encoding acyl carrier protein, which produces MAFFKKVKKPQGPLTADTLRTWLTNYVAERVGVPAEEIDTAKNFEDYGLDSRAGITLTGQLEHLVEQRLSPALLFDHGSIDAVVEHLESQGMLAHAGG; this is translated from the coding sequence ATGGCCTTCTTCAAGAAGGTGAAGAAACCGCAGGGCCCGTTGACCGCGGACACGCTGCGGACCTGGCTGACGAACTACGTCGCCGAGCGGGTCGGCGTGCCGGCCGAGGAGATCGACACCGCCAAGAACTTCGAGGACTACGGTCTCGACTCGCGCGCGGGAATCACGCTGACCGGGCAGCTCGAACATCTCGTGGAGCAGCGCCTCTCGCCCGCGCTGCTGTTCGACCACGGATCGATCGACGCTGTGGTGGAACACCTCGAGTCGCAAGGAATGCTGGCCCATGCCGGCGGTTAG
- a CDS encoding acyl-CoA desaturase, whose amino-acid sequence MNLAEAGIVRLDPQSLRIKRFSALTTMTLPLIGTAVAVWLLVTGHVTALDLILFGVMYLVHLGGVTIGLHRLIAHRAFKTRPWVRDVLMVAGSMAAQGPLLFWVATHRRHHKFADQEGDPHSPNLHGTDLKARARGLWYAHMPWMLSEENSKWSVFAPDVLHDRRLVAHHRMYPAWVLLGLALPTAVGLVVGGSLEAAGTALVFGGLARIFVANQAAWCVGSICHAFGSRPFATRDQSTNNWWVAVVTMGEGLQNNHHAFPGSYRHAVRWWEPDLSGWLIAGLGRLRLAWDLHEPSATTVARRRMGD is encoded by the coding sequence ATGAACTTGGCTGAGGCGGGCATCGTCCGGCTCGACCCGCAGAGCCTGCGGATCAAACGGTTTTCCGCGCTCACCACCATGACACTGCCGCTGATCGGTACGGCCGTAGCGGTCTGGCTGCTCGTGACCGGCCACGTCACCGCCCTCGACCTGATCCTGTTCGGCGTCATGTACCTCGTACATCTCGGCGGCGTCACGATCGGCCTGCACCGGCTCATCGCCCACCGTGCGTTCAAGACGCGGCCGTGGGTGCGCGACGTCCTCATGGTGGCCGGTTCGATGGCCGCCCAGGGTCCACTGCTCTTCTGGGTCGCCACGCATCGACGGCACCACAAGTTCGCCGACCAGGAGGGCGACCCGCACTCGCCCAACCTCCACGGCACGGACTTGAAGGCAAGGGCACGAGGCCTTTGGTACGCACACATGCCGTGGATGCTCAGCGAAGAGAACTCGAAGTGGTCCGTCTTCGCGCCCGACGTCCTGCACGATCGGCGGCTCGTGGCCCATCACCGGATGTATCCCGCCTGGGTGCTGCTCGGCCTCGCCCTGCCCACCGCGGTCGGGCTCGTGGTCGGCGGGAGCCTCGAGGCCGCGGGGACCGCGCTGGTGTTCGGCGGCCTGGCGCGCATCTTCGTCGCGAACCAGGCGGCCTGGTGCGTCGGCTCGATCTGCCACGCATTCGGCAGCCGGCCCTTCGCCACCCGCGACCAGAGCACGAACAACTGGTGGGTCGCCGTGGTGACCATGGGCGAGGGGCTGCAGAACAACCACCACGCGTTCCCCGGCTCGTACCGGCACGCCGTGCGGTGGTGGGAGCCCGACCTCAGTGGCTGGCTCATCGCCGGGCTCGGCCGGCTGCGCCTCGCCTGGGACCTGCACGAGCCGAGCGCGACGACGGTCGCGCGCCGACGGATGGGAGATTGA
- a CDS encoding acyl-CoA desaturase — translation MLEVLSGFHWWHLAVFTGMYLVTSIGVEGGLHRFFTHRSFRAGPVLTAALGGAGSMAAQGTILFWVSVHRKHHAFADRDGDPHSPRPRGPGLAGALAGFWHGHMGWLFTVDQTGWDRRVTDLLHDRRVMTIDRYYAWWVGAGLVLPALGAFAVTGRPVDALAGLLWGGFARMFVLDHVTWTVNSLGHLIGNRPHPTRDGSGNIAGLAPITVGGSWHNNHHAQPSIAHNRQSFWQLDLTGSVIRVFEKLGLAHDVRYRAGKAREEEHELG, via the coding sequence GTGCTCGAGGTCCTCAGCGGCTTCCACTGGTGGCACCTCGCGGTCTTCACCGGCATGTACCTCGTGACCTCGATCGGCGTCGAGGGCGGCCTGCACCGCTTCTTCACGCATCGGTCCTTCAGGGCTGGGCCGGTCCTGACCGCCGCGCTGGGAGGCGCCGGGAGCATGGCGGCGCAGGGGACGATTCTGTTCTGGGTCTCGGTGCACCGCAAGCATCACGCCTTCGCCGACCGTGACGGCGACCCGCATTCGCCGAGGCCGCGGGGTCCGGGTCTGGCCGGTGCGCTGGCCGGCTTCTGGCACGGCCACATGGGCTGGCTGTTCACGGTGGACCAGACCGGCTGGGACCGCCGGGTCACCGACCTGCTGCACGACCGGCGGGTGATGACGATCGACCGCTACTACGCCTGGTGGGTAGGTGCCGGGCTCGTCCTGCCGGCTCTGGGTGCCTTCGCGGTCACCGGCCGCCCAGTCGACGCCCTCGCGGGGCTGCTGTGGGGCGGGTTCGCCCGCATGTTCGTGCTCGACCACGTCACCTGGACCGTGAACTCGCTCGGGCACCTGATCGGCAACCGGCCGCATCCGACGCGAGACGGCAGCGGCAACATCGCCGGGCTCGCGCCGATCACCGTCGGCGGCTCCTGGCACAACAACCACCACGCGCAGCCGTCGATCGCCCACAACCGCCAGAGCTTCTGGCAGCTGGACCTGACCGGAAGCGTGATCCGGGTGTTCGAGAAGCTCGGCCTCGCACACGACGTGCGATACCGCGCGGGAAAAGCGAGGGAGGAGGAGCATGAACTTGGCTGA
- a CDS encoding fatty acyl-AMP ligase gives MAAAGWLPGILAARAAEEPARVAYRFLVDGTSGSAVSWSYAELYERASAVARFVEPGTRVVLALPPGLDYVAALFGVLLAGATAVPAYPPASRRTTRRVSAIVGDCAPCVVIAESCEAVADLGVPVIVAPVGRSEPARRVPDEPPSAPAVLQYTSGSTDDPKAIALTHANLVSNCRSISVRIGEDPDRVGVSWLPPYHDMGMIGTLMLALYGGWPLVMMSPGHFVQRPSRWLQAVSDYRATISVAPNFALEMCDAEDAVGLSSLRHLFCGSEPISPAALRRFQERFEPYGFNPAALIPCYGLAEATLMVTARAEGDPLRFERLDGTEVVSCGRPASDVQLRIVEPESGRALPEGEVGEIRVSGPGVAAGYYQRPELTARTFEAGILRTGDLGYLRGGELFVTGRLSDLVIIAGRNLYPHDIERSVLATDARIRRAVAFSVPGPTEERLVVMAEVRRADELAQLEGRIVAAVTADHGVRPSDVRLVRPGAIAMTTSGKPRRRHTREEYLSAGTR, from the coding sequence ATGGCCGCGGCTGGATGGTTGCCGGGGATCTTGGCTGCCCGGGCCGCGGAGGAGCCGGCTCGGGTTGCCTACCGGTTTTTGGTTGACGGTACGAGTGGTAGCGCCGTGAGCTGGAGCTATGCTGAGCTGTACGAGCGGGCTTCGGCGGTTGCCCGGTTTGTGGAGCCCGGGACGCGAGTTGTACTGGCGTTGCCGCCGGGGCTTGACTACGTGGCTGCGCTCTTCGGGGTGCTGCTGGCCGGCGCTACGGCCGTACCCGCCTATCCGCCGGCGTCGCGGCGGACGACCCGGCGCGTTTCCGCGATCGTCGGCGACTGTGCCCCGTGTGTGGTGATCGCGGAGTCGTGCGAGGCGGTGGCGGATCTCGGCGTACCGGTCATCGTCGCGCCGGTCGGAAGGTCGGAGCCTGCCCGCCGCGTCCCGGATGAGCCACCGTCCGCACCGGCCGTTCTGCAGTACACCTCAGGGTCGACGGACGATCCGAAGGCCATCGCGCTCACCCACGCCAATCTGGTGAGCAACTGTCGCTCGATCTCGGTGCGGATCGGTGAGGACCCGGACCGGGTAGGGGTTTCCTGGCTGCCTCCCTATCACGACATGGGGATGATCGGGACCCTCATGCTGGCGCTGTACGGAGGCTGGCCGTTGGTGATGATGTCGCCCGGGCACTTCGTGCAGCGACCGTCCCGGTGGCTACAGGCGGTCTCGGACTATCGGGCCACGATCTCGGTCGCGCCCAACTTCGCCCTCGAGATGTGCGACGCGGAAGACGCGGTCGGCCTGTCGAGCCTGCGGCACCTCTTCTGTGGTTCGGAGCCCATCTCACCCGCCGCGCTGCGCCGCTTCCAGGAACGCTTCGAGCCGTACGGCTTCAACCCCGCCGCGTTGATCCCTTGTTACGGGCTGGCCGAGGCGACCCTGATGGTGACCGCCCGGGCCGAAGGCGATCCGCTCCGGTTCGAGCGCCTCGACGGGACCGAGGTGGTCAGCTGTGGCCGCCCGGCGAGCGACGTTCAGTTACGCATTGTCGAGCCCGAGTCCGGACGCGCTCTTCCTGAGGGCGAGGTCGGGGAGATCCGGGTGTCCGGGCCCGGAGTCGCGGCCGGCTACTACCAGAGGCCGGAGCTGACGGCCCGGACGTTCGAGGCGGGGATTCTGCGCACCGGGGATCTGGGCTATCTGCGCGGAGGCGAGCTGTTCGTCACCGGCCGGCTCAGCGATCTCGTCATCATCGCGGGACGAAACCTCTACCCGCACGACATCGAGCGGTCCGTCCTCGCGACCGACGCGCGGATCCGCCGGGCGGTCGCCTTCTCAGTGCCCGGCCCGACCGAGGAGAGGCTGGTGGTCATGGCCGAGGTCAGACGCGCCGACGAACTCGCACAGCTCGAGGGCCGCATCGTCGCGGCGGTCACGGCGGACCACGGCGTAAGGCCCTCGGACGTACGGCTCGTACGGCCCGGCGCCATCGCGATGACCACCAGTGGCAAGCCACGCCGCCGGCATACCCGCGAGGAGTACCTGTCGGCGGGCACCCGATGA
- a CDS encoding amino acid permease, translating into MHQKGAASEGLPPIFRRKPVEELTEETEEGLSRSLGLWQLTAIGVGGIIGAGIFALAGAVANQTAGPAVLVSFLIAGLASAAAALSYAEFAGMIPKAGSAYTYGYAVLGELVGWFIGWDLLLEYTAIVAVVAIGISGYLGFLVGELGVNLPAWMLGAPGTGDGHVVDLFAMLLCLLIAYLLNRGIKTAARIEAIVVGLKVGVVLLVIAVGFFYVKAGNYSPFFPYGVGGTITGAATVFFAVFGYDALSTAAEESREARRHVPQAIIWSLVISMVLYVLATLVLTGMQNYRDIDPESGFSSAFAAAGLSGLASVVAVGAIIGILTVMFTYMLGVSRVWLSMSRDGLLPAWFANLHPVRRVPTRITWIVGTGSALLAGFLPIRRAAELTNIGILLAFVVVCIAVIVLRYRRPDAPRTFRLPGMPVVPALGALFSICLVTFLNPVTWLRFAAWFLLGIVIYALYGYRRSKLNSSPRHAGNDLG; encoded by the coding sequence ATGCACCAGAAGGGAGCAGCGAGTGAAGGTCTGCCGCCGATCTTCCGGCGCAAGCCGGTCGAGGAACTTACCGAGGAGACCGAGGAGGGGCTGTCCCGCTCGCTCGGACTGTGGCAGCTCACCGCGATCGGGGTCGGCGGCATCATCGGCGCCGGCATCTTCGCCCTGGCCGGGGCGGTCGCCAACCAGACCGCCGGCCCGGCCGTCCTGGTGTCGTTCCTGATCGCGGGCCTGGCCAGCGCGGCGGCGGCACTGTCGTACGCCGAGTTCGCGGGCATGATCCCGAAGGCCGGCTCTGCCTACACCTACGGCTACGCGGTCCTCGGTGAGCTGGTCGGCTGGTTCATCGGTTGGGACCTGCTGCTGGAGTACACCGCGATCGTGGCCGTGGTAGCCATCGGCATCTCCGGCTACCTCGGCTTCCTCGTCGGGGAGCTGGGCGTCAACCTGCCGGCCTGGATGCTGGGGGCACCGGGCACCGGCGACGGACACGTGGTCGACCTGTTCGCGATGCTGCTCTGCCTGCTGATCGCGTACCTGTTGAACCGCGGGATCAAGACGGCGGCGCGGATCGAGGCCATCGTGGTCGGGCTGAAGGTCGGCGTGGTGCTGCTGGTGATCGCGGTCGGCTTCTTCTACGTGAAGGCCGGGAACTACTCACCGTTCTTCCCGTACGGGGTCGGCGGCACGATCACCGGCGCCGCCACGGTCTTCTTCGCCGTCTTCGGGTACGACGCGTTGAGCACCGCCGCGGAGGAGTCGCGGGAGGCACGTCGGCATGTACCACAGGCGATCATCTGGTCGCTGGTCATCTCGATGGTGCTGTACGTGCTTGCCACGCTGGTCCTCACCGGCATGCAGAACTACCGGGACATCGACCCGGAAAGCGGCTTCTCCTCGGCGTTCGCCGCGGCGGGGCTGTCCGGGCTGGCCAGTGTCGTCGCGGTCGGGGCGATCATCGGGATCCTGACGGTGATGTTCACCTACATGCTCGGGGTCAGCCGGGTCTGGCTCTCAATGAGCCGCGACGGCCTGCTACCGGCCTGGTTCGCCAACCTTCACCCGGTCCGCCGAGTCCCGACCCGGATCACCTGGATCGTCGGGACCGGCTCGGCGCTGCTCGCTGGCTTCCTGCCGATCCGGCGGGCCGCCGAGCTGACCAACATCGGCATCCTGCTCGCGTTCGTGGTGGTCTGCATCGCGGTGATCGTGCTGCGCTACCGCCGTCCGGACGCGCCGCGAACGTTCCGGCTGCCCGGGATGCCGGTGGTCCCGGCGCTCGGGGCGCTCTTCTCGATCTGCCTGGTCACCTTCCTCAACCCCGTGACGTGGCTCCGCTTCGCCGCTTGGTTCCTCCTCGGCATAGTCATCTACGCCCTGTACGGCTACCGCCGCTCCAAGCTGAACAGCAGCCCTCGCCATGCTGGAAACGACCTGGGGTAG
- a CDS encoding CbtA family protein: MIFPGSTAPSIWRNIQPTSSRTITEVPDGFPALVLWKFRLASLGTQLVTWTTLGLLFGALTERSLRTRSAPAARPTVTA; this comes from the coding sequence ATGATTTTTCCTGGCTCGACCGCCCCATCTATCTGGCGGAACATCCAGCCCACGTCGAGCCGCACGATCACCGAGGTACCCGACGGCTTCCCCGCCCTCGTGCTCTGGAAGTTCCGGCTCGCCTCACTCGGCACCCAGCTCGTCACCTGGACCACCCTCGGGCTGCTCTTCGGCGCGCTCACCGAACGCAGCCTCCGCACCCGGTCCGCCCCGGCCGCCCGTCCGACGGTCACCGCCTGA